The Scomber japonicus isolate fScoJap1 chromosome 21, fScoJap1.pri, whole genome shotgun sequence region AGACATTATCATCAGCCCTTTCCTACTCtagttttcattctttctttccctccttcttccagtAATAAAGACATTGTCAAGTACCTGTTGAGTCAAGGTGCTGACGTCAACCTTCGGGCTAAGAATGGATACACGGCCTTTGATTTGGTCATGCTGCTGAACGACCCAGGTGACCCCACAATCATCACTCTGTTTTATAGCACTTTGGGGAAATTTGGCCAGACTGAAGAAACAAATCCTTTCTAATTAAGCAACAGGATGTCACATATGTAGTAGGAAATAGTAGatatttgtcttttatgcatgtaTCCAAATAAGGAGTCATCCTAAGACCTCCACCTAGGACAGCGGATATACTAGTGATTTTGAAATATTGACCAACAGAGAAACTTAAATTTGATCTGTACATTCATCATATTCTCACAAACAAATCATTTTCTAATAAAGGAATGACTGATTAGCCTTTGATGACATATCAGCTATCAGACAATAGCACCTTTCACTCACTGAATCCTTATTTTCCCCCCCATGTGTGTGCTGTGGATCTGGTCAGACACTGAGCTGGTGCGTCTGTTAGCATCAGTGTGTATGCAAGTAGACAAAGATAAGTCCAAGCGCCGCGGCAGAGCTTCACTGAACCGCTCCAAAAGCCGACACTCCCTCACCAACGTCCCCGTGCCACCTGATGACAAAGGAGGCCTTAAGGTATGAGAAAAGCCGAACAGCTGTCACTTACTAAATAATCACACCTCACTTCATatgattacatttaatttaagaatttattttcttttgtttgctaATTTGACATTCCATAATATACATGCTAAATGATTTTACTTAACAATCCCACCTGTCACCTCtgtcttttttaatataataatatatatttttattataatgattatacCGTACTGTATCATTAAAACTCCACCCTCCTGCAGTCCTGGTGGAGCAGGATGTCAAATCGGTTCCGGCGGCTCAAGTTGACTCACACCCTGAGGCACGGCCTTTCGTCCAATCGCCTGGCTCCGTTTCCGGACGACTCCGAAACGCCACTGGACGCCACAATGAAGGCGGATATGAAGCCCGCCGGAGCGTCGAACGGGGCGTTGGCACCCGCCCCCACCCTGCCAAGTGACAGCACCACTTGGGCAGTCAAGAGCAAAGATGCCGGTGAGCCAAATAGTAACTGAGAGTTtggaaaaagcaaagaaatgtaTAAGAGTAAGATTTAACCCTGACATACTGTTGGtgttctgactcataattagtctctacacaaactcacattcataaattccctattagctgttaataaatgtttgattaatcattaGCTATATCATCATGAAGCTGCAAGAGAGCAAACAGAGTGTTAATctatggaaaaaaagacattcacaatcactatattATGGTTCAGGAATCCATGCTATAGAATATGAAGCATACAgcatgtttgaatggtgatttttgatttttgatttttgatttaaataaaCCAGATCCATATTTGGCATCACATTaagaaaagtccagctaaaataaatgtgtatagtgtgtttttacagctttcaaatctcaaatttgaccctgaacagtatgtaagggttaaaagttGCATGCATCACAGCATACATGTGGAGGAACATGTACTAAATGATGTTGGTTCCTTTTTTCAGGTCTTTGCAGGACATCTTCAGAAAAAGAGGACTTCCTAATTACCACAATGGTAACCAGCCTTTATGTTTGtgtaacttttttaaattttatgtgtaacttttatttatatgcTTCAGACATAAGGTTTGTACTTTTTAACTATTATAAAAATAAggattatcatcattattagtagtagtagtgttgtATTTACACTGTGTTTTCCATCTGTAGCTCAGAAGTGGTGCCCCACTGACCCGGCTGCCTAACGACAAGCTGAAAGCAGtgatccctcccttcctgcctccgtCCAACTTTGAACCGTGGAACTCAGACCGCTCGCGCCTCCTCAGGGAGGGAAAGAGCGAAGCGCCCCGCCTCCCCATGCCACCTCAGAGGAAGCTAAACAGCAGCGGGAATTCAGATATTGTGAGTTTTTTAAGGTGTTACATGGAGGGAAAGTGTGTGTGGATGAAAGTTTGTATGTCTTTCATCGTATCTCCCTCCTTTATTCATCAGACGTCTATCAGTCGTGTGGTTAGCAGGTCCATAAAGTTTCCCAGCATCAACAAAGggccctcttcttcctctccttccaaCTCCGGTCACTACCACTCCCCGCACTCCTCCGGAGGCTCCAATGGAGTCGCAGGACTCAACCGGGACTCTCACAACCGCTcaggtttacacacacacaaacacacaacagacaaacacaaactacaTGTTTGTATTATAAAGCACCTGCAACACAGCATCtacttttcctcttctttccaccagggggcagcgcagacaGCGTTCTCTCCCAGATAGCAGCCCAAAGGAAGAGAGCAGCGGGCCTGATAGATGTGAAGGCTCAAGCACCAGAGAAACAGCACAGCCAGACGCAGAACCCGCCTCCACTTCCAGCCTCAGCACCGGGCCTGCCGCTGCCTGACATCAGCCTCCCCGACATCCACTCCCACCCCAGCCTGGTGGCCTCCGACATCCACTCCAGACGGGTCTGTGTCCTGTTTACTATCTGTTATTACTTTGATAGAATGTGTAAACCAGACAAAGTTAAGAAAGTGGCCCCATATACTGTTCCTTTAGTGAGAACAGTGAGAAGTGTAAGATAATTACTTCATTACTTAAATTCAGTAACCCtaaagtaagagactgagaacagaagtcttcgaacagccaactgggatctttattgatGATACAGCAAACACGGCAGACACCAATGAACAGATGACCACAGCAGACAGCGAGACAGTGGAAAACAGCCTTCCAAACCCCGTACATTCAAACACTTTATACTACTGTGTTATGTGCGGGCCTTATTTGTTTTAGTGTCTGGTCAACTTGTGTGTCAGGTCAACCTGACCTGACATGTTCAGCCCACGTCAGATTTCCTggaaattttaaaataaatgcataaaagacaaattaTAACAAAAATGTCCTGTCAGTGAACTGGTGCTAATGTCCATCTGTATTCCTTATAGAAGATAGAGTTAAAGAAGAGACCTCAGTCAGGGAATTCCTCCACCTCCAAGAGCACATCGCCCACTCTAACCCCGTCTCCTTCCCCAACACCCAAGCCTCCTCCTGGGGCGGGAGACTCTCTGTCTTCAGCCTCGTCACATCCACGCTCCAAGAGCAGTGGTGGCTCCAGCAGTGGAACCATCACAGATGAAGGTAACACACagattaaatgtatttgtaagCATGGGTGTCAAGATTTGGCACAATCCTTTAAATAATAccgtgttttgttttttgtgttttaaatgtttttatagatGAGCTGTCAAGCATCTTGAAGAAGCTGTCACTTGAGAAATACCAGCCTATATTTGAGGAACAGGAGGTATTCTATATTTTGTGCCAATGATGCATCACTGTGACCTGCTGTGTCTGAAAAAATTGCCAAAACTTTAATGATTTGCACATGTTTAACATTGATTTTAATTAGGTTTTTCTTTCCACTCCTTCTAGGTGGACATGGAGGCTTTCCTGACTCTAACAGACGGAGACCTGAAGGAGCTGGGCATTAAAACAGACGGACCCAGACAACAGATCTTGGCGGCCATATCGGAGCTCAACGCTGGAAAGGTGCATTCGGTTTAACATATACGGTTTTGAATTTCATCTTCTAACGGTTTCCAGCGCTTTCTGGCCTTAATTTATAGTCGTTCCACTTCCAGTTTTCCACAGTACAACGCAatactatattataataaattgTTAACATTATGAGCCAGCAGAGATAGGCAGAATCGCTTTGAAACGAGGATGGAAATTGTTAAAGAGGAACAGCTGCACAGTGGATAGATACCAGAAGGACACGATATGTGAAAGTATAACAGAAGAATCATGTTTGCTTTAAATTATATTGCTGGTGTGTAATGAGCGTTGTTGGCTGTCATCAGGGCCGAGAAAGGCAGATCCTTCAGGAGACCATTCATAACTTCCAGTCTTCCTTCGGTAGCAGTGCCAGTAACCCAAGACAACAAGGACAACCGCGCTGTGAGTGTTCAATGTTAAAGGATTAGTCCaacattttattcttgtttttttttatgtgctttTGGATTGAGCCAAGCCAGCTGTTTTACTCTTGTTTAACCCAGCTGGCTGATGGCTCATCAAATTCTCCTCAAAAAGCATATTGAAATTCCCAAAATGTTAAGGTATTTTAAAAGTGTCTGGAACTCTTGATGGAGAAACTAAAGAAAGTACACTCAAAGACAACATCATAAtctgtctccttcctcttttttttctcctcctccgcCTTTTCATCAGCTCCAACTAACTGGATGAGACACCAGGTTCGTTCGTCCAACAAGAGGTAACCCGGCACCGCCTTCCCAGGAGGTACACCAAAGGTACTTAAAATAAGAGTGAAATGCCAGTGACCTGTAGCCAAGGCACGGATAATATGTCTTCTGGACACTAGCTTCCCAGACCACCAGAGGTTGTTGGTGCAAGAGGACGTTGCAGCAAAACCACCAACCAGGCCCCTTGATGAACTGCCTGTATGGGACCCACCAGGACAACACAGCGTATAAGTGTTCATCTTATGGATCCTAATGcaaaggaaagggggggggggggtcacagaGCTGGCTGCTGCTATTTGGCATGGCATTTGTTGCC contains the following coding sequences:
- the LOC128382070 gene encoding ankyrin repeat and SAM domain-containing protein 6-like produces the protein MNFGVPASSLLLLRACDEGDYETARSILEPGAPKESGRQSRLRSEAGSECNAAADMLSLVPVDCTDEEGNTALQFASASGHENLVRCLLRKGASVDSRNNYGWTPLMQAARFGHLTVAHILLENGAEINGRNRLGASVLTMAARGGHTHVVKLLLESGAYVDDYDHLAVAAEAVSNGNNNNSCSAGGFGGGEGCAGGGGGREFMDITALMVASQHGHEAAVRLLLEWGSDVNFCQKTTGWGPLMVATLSGKVAVAQQLVERGADPDRVNVLSKTAFELAMQLKQRDVKAYLDSITTVRPQTDDERRRPDVFSALKLGNSQLVKEILEEDPTQVNSSNQEGASPLMMAAVSGQLEVVQLMVEKNADIDKQDGVHGWTALMQATYHGNKDIVKYLLSQGADVNLRAKNGYTAFDLVMLLNDPDTELVRLLASVCMQVDKDKSKRRGRASLNRSKSRHSLTNVPVPPDDKGGLKSWWSRMSNRFRRLKLTHTLRHGLSSNRLAPFPDDSETPLDATMKADMKPAGASNGALAPAPTLPSDSTTWAVKSKDAGLCRTSSEKEDFLITTMLRSGAPLTRLPNDKLKAVIPPFLPPSNFEPWNSDRSRLLREGKSEAPRLPMPPQRKLNSSGNSDITSISRVVSRSIKFPSINKGPSSSSPSNSGHYHSPHSSGGSNGVAGLNRDSHNRSGGSADSVLSQIAAQRKRAAGLIDVKAQAPEKQHSQTQNPPPLPASAPGLPLPDISLPDIHSHPSLVASDIHSRRKIELKKRPQSGNSSTSKSTSPTLTPSPSPTPKPPPGAGDSLSSASSHPRSKSSGGSSSGTITDEDELSSILKKLSLEKYQPIFEEQEVDMEAFLTLTDGDLKELGIKTDGPRQQILAAISELNAGKGRERQILQETIHNFQSSFGSSASNPRQQGQPRSPTNWMRHQVRSSNKR